The genomic region CAAGCGCATTTCGGAGACCGTGCGGTTGCGCGCACGCGATCTCAAGCTGGATTACGTGTATCAGGGAGCGCACGACAAACTTTCGGTCCTGCAGGAGATTCTTGAGAAACAAGGAATCAGAGCGGAAGAGGTTGCATACGTTGGCGACGATATTATCGATCTGCCGGTGATGCGCGCTGTCGGACTGGCCATCGCGGTTGCAAACGCACGCGAAGACGTGAAAGACGAATCACATGTCATCACCGATCATCGCGGCGGAGAGGGAGCCGTGCGCGATGCCATTGAGTTCATTCTCAAAGCGCAAGGGAAGTACGAGGCAGCCATCGCCGAATACATCCAGCAGAGGACGCCCTCACCCAGGGAAGGCTAAGTCTTTTCCCTGCCGAAGATCTTTATTTTGAGCAAAAAAAGTCCCTCCGGTTACAGGAACCGGAGGGTCACCGTTTCCCCTGAACAACGAGTCCGTTTTCAGGAGGCTCTACCCGGTTAGACACGTTCCACCCAAAAAAGTTGCGTCGAAATTCATCGTGGGACATGGCAAATTCGTGCCGAATGTGAAGGAATTGTAAGAAGAACGTAATTATCGTCAAGAGTCAGAGGGAAAACAGAACTGGGGTTTGAGTCGTAAACGGTTGCCTGTAGCTCTTCCGTGGCTTAGTTTGGAATGGCTGGCGGCTTGTTCTCCATCAGTTGTAAGAACCGTGGATCGTTCCGAACCGCAGCAAATACCTGGTCCTTGTAGAGGGGATCCAATTCGCTGTACCCGTTCTCAAGCGCGGTCCGTATCTGGGTGATTGCGTGATCCACATCGCCGACCTTGGCGTACAACCTGGCCAGCATGAAGGCGTACTTGGCTCGTTCTTCTGGGCGGCTTACGCGACCGATCAACCCGGTCGTGGAACTTCGTTCAAAAACCCCTGGATCGAGTTGCAGGGCCAGCAAGTACTCGTTCATCGCCAGCGCGACTTTTTTTTGCGCGAAGTAAACGGATCCGAGGTTGGAGTGGAACGAAGCGGAGTCGCGGAGCGCGAGTGCTTCCTTATAGCGGCTTATAGCTTTGCGGTAGTCGCCGAGGATGTAATACACGACGCCGAGGTTGTTGAAAGCATCGGCGTAGTCTTTCCTAAGTTTGGTGGCGCGCTCGAAGTCCATGCGCGCGCTGTTGAACCGACTGGAACGCTCAAAACCTTGCGCACCCGAGCCGATCACCAATTCGGTCATTCCGAGTTTGTTCCATAAGACCGCGTTCTTCGGAGCTTTGTGAAGGGCGTCCTTGTACAGATTAGCTGCGGCAACGTAGTCTTTCTGGGATCGGAGTGCGTCCGCGCGCGACTCCATCCCAGTTGGAGTTGAATCCGCGTTCTGCTGCCCAATTGCAGGGATTACAGAGAGAACCAGTGCAAGCAGTAGTGGGGCCTTGAATCGCAAAATTGTTCCTTCCGTCCTCGATCAGCTCAACTCTACTGCGGGATCGCCACTGGTCGCTGCGCCATCAGTTCCGTAAACCGCTGATCTTTGCGCAAGGTGGCGAAGTCGGCGTCCTTATATACCTTATCAATATCGGGGTAGCCATCTTCTAAAGATTTCTTAAGGTACTCAAGAGACTTGTCCAGTTTTCCATTCGCGGCGAAGAGCTTGGCCATGACATAGAAGAAGCGCGCCTGATCGCCCGGAGATCCCATGCGCGCGGAAATCCCATTTCGCGAAGAGCGCTCGAAGACGCCGGGGTCGAGTTGGTAGGCCTTCTCGTACTCAGCCATGCCTTCCTGGTATTTCTTGCGCTCCATATACAGCGTTCCCAGATTGCTGTGAAATGACGCGGATTCACGAAGCTCGATCGCCTTCTTGTAATTCTTCTCGGCGGGCCGATACTTCTTAAGACCGTAGTATGCCACTCCGAGATTATTGTAGGCTTCGGGATACTTCTTGTCGGTTTTAACGGCTCTTTTCAGGGCCTTCTCCGCCGCCTTCATATTCCCAATCAAGAGATAAGTCATACCGATTTTGTTCTCGATGACAGCCCTCTCAGTGATAGCGGAATTCTGATGTTTCTTCAGCGCCGCTCGGTAATAGTCGATTGCGTCAAGATAGTTCTTCTGTTCCTTGAGCAGGTCGGCACGGTCTTCCAACTCTTGCGCGGTTGCCTGCGTGAAAGACAGTTGGGGAAGAGGCGCGAGTGGCTTCACTTCCTGTATTTCAGATGGCGGCGGAATTTCAGACTGCGAGCCGGGCGATTGCGTTTGGGCCGATACGCTTGCGCCGGTCATGAGGAGAGAGGAAGCGAGAAGAATGCGTCCAAGCATTTTCTACCTCCGAGCAGGGGCGGTGCCCCTGCTGCTTACTGCTATTAGACATCATTTCGGGGGTGGTTTGTTCCCATTTCCTTGGTGGTTCCCATTTTGCGGGTCTTTCTTATCGTCACCACCACCACCGAAGATGTCCTTCAATTTACCGAAGAATCCCTTTTTCTTCTGCTCTGGTTGCGGTTTTTGTTGCTGCGCCTGCTGATTGGCCGCAGGTGGAACCTGTTGTTG from Terriglobia bacterium harbors:
- a CDS encoding tetratricopeptide repeat protein; its protein translation is MLGRILLASSLLMTGASVSAQTQSPGSQSEIPPPSEIQEVKPLAPLPQLSFTQATAQELEDRADLLKEQKNYLDAIDYYRAALKKHQNSAITERAVIENKIGMTYLLIGNMKAAEKALKRAVKTDKKYPEAYNNLGVAYYGLKKYRPAEKNYKKAIELRESASFHSNLGTLYMERKKYQEGMAEYEKAYQLDPGVFERSSRNGISARMGSPGDQARFFYVMAKLFAANGKLDKSLEYLKKSLEDGYPDIDKVYKDADFATLRKDQRFTELMAQRPVAIPQ
- a CDS encoding tetratricopeptide repeat protein, which codes for MRFKAPLLLALVLSVIPAIGQQNADSTPTGMESRADALRSQKDYVAAANLYKDALHKAPKNAVLWNKLGMTELVIGSGAQGFERSSRFNSARMDFERATKLRKDYADAFNNLGVVYYILGDYRKAISRYKEALALRDSASFHSNLGSVYFAQKKVALAMNEYLLALQLDPGVFERSSTTGLIGRVSRPEERAKYAFMLARLYAKVGDVDHAITQIRTALENGYSELDPLYKDQVFAAVRNDPRFLQLMENKPPAIPN
- a CDS encoding HAD hydrolase family protein encodes the protein MSNAKDTHDRARNRARQIKLVLLDVDGVMTDGTIFLFPAPAGAQQPLRQHTETRAGDGGFAIASDAVIEAKGFHAHDGTAMSLAHNAGLKIGIITKRISETVRLRARDLKLDYVYQGAHDKLSVLQEILEKQGIRAEEVAYVGDDIIDLPVMRAVGLAIAVANAREDVKDESHVITDHRGGEGAVRDAIEFILKAQGKYEAAIAEYIQQRTPSPREG